The genome window GCCTATAACCAGCTTCCCGAAAATCTCATTCAGGCGTTGATCGACACAGAAGATCAGGAATTCTATAACCATCACGGTTTCAACCCGTGGGCGATGTTCAAGGGTGTTTTCATCAACCCGTTTATCGGTAAAGATATAGTCGGGGGTTCCGGTATTACCCAGCAGCTCGCGAAGATTCTTTTTACTGAGGGTGAAAAAACCGTATTCAGGAAACTTATCGAACTATGGTATGCAGTCCAGATAGAAAAGAAATACTCGAAAGAGGAAATTCTCGAACTTTATTTTAACCAGATGTACTTCGGGCACGGGTGTTACGGGATAGAAGCGGCCGCGCAGTTCTTTTTCCAGAAAAGCGTATCCGACCTCAATTTAGCCGAAGCATCGTTCCTGGTAGGCTTGGTTCAGGCTCCTTCCCGTTACTCCCCTATCTTCCAGCCCTATCTCTCCCAGAAACGTCATTGGACCGTACTGGTATCCATGGTAAATATGGGATTCATATCGCAGGACGAGGCGCAGAACTCGTTCGAGAACTTCTGGGAAAACTATACCACCTCCTTTAAAACGGTCGGGCTGAGCGCGAGCCGTAACGAGAGCAATGTCGCGCCGTTCTTTACCGAATATGTCCGAAAGATTCTGATTGAAAAATACGGCGAGGAAGAGGTTTATACAGGCGGCCTTCAGGTTTATACGACCCTCGATCTCGATAAGCAGGTTGCCGCTAACGAAGAATTGAAAAAGGGTCTCGATAAAGCGCAGGCAACGTTCGACAGTGAGTTCAAACAGGCGCAGAATGCCGTGAAAAAGAACAACGAAGACCTGGTCGATATGCTCAGCCTGTTTTTCGGGATGGATAGTATTACTTTGGGAGAGAAAAAATCGAAGATGAAGCTCGAGGGGCTGATACACGATTTCGACGACGTAGTTTATCTGTCTTCCTACATGTTCGGCCTCGATCAGGTCAATATCAAAATGAAGCAGAGAAATATGCTATCCAGCCTCGTTAACAAGAAGCAGGACCAGATAGAAGGCGCTCTCATCTCCATCAACCCCAAGAACGGTTATATCGAGGCAATGGTCGGCGGTAAGGAATTCAACTACGGCAACCAGTTTAACCGCGCGGTACAGGCATACCGGCAGATGGGTTCGTCGTTTAAACCGCTTTACTATGCTATCGCGATAGACGCACGCCTGATTACACCTGCTACGGTTTTTCAGGATATGCCGATCTACTACGAAAACCAGTACGGCCAGAAATGGATACCCCGTAACTATTCGGGAAACTTTAAAGGCGCGATACGGGTTCGTACCGCTCTCCAGTTCTCTGTAAACATTGTCGCCGTGCAGGTGTGGGACATGATTCAAAATCAAATCGGCTACGGCGCGATGGCGCATAAACTCGGGTTATTTTTCGGACTGGATTCCGACCAGATACAGGAGCGGGTCAAGCCGGATATGGCGTTCTCGCTAGGCGTGGGTATTTTCAGTCCGTTGGAGGTATGCCGCGCGTTCGCGACATTCGCCAATAACGGACTTCAGGTGTTGCCGATAGCCATACTGAAAGTGAAAGACCGTTACGGTCGTATCAAGGACGATTTCGAGTCGCAGAGAGACCTGACTGTCGAAGCCGAACAGGTTATTTCCCCCGGCGCGGCGTGTCTGATGCAGGACCTGCTGATGACGGTGCTTTTTAACGGAACCGGCGCGGAGGCTGTCGCGCAGACGGGATTCTACGGGATACCCGCCGGCGGTAAAACAGGCACTACGGCGAACTGGAAGGACGCATGGTTCGCGGGCTTTACTCCTAATCTCGCGACTGTCGTATGGATGGGATTCGACGATTCCACCAAATCGTTGGGACGCCACCAGATGGGCGGTAAACTTGCCGCGCCTATCTGGATGAGTTATATGAAAAAAGCGATGAAATACTCTAAAATAGAATCATTCGCCAAAGCCGGAGGGGTACAGGCCAGCATCTGCGCGGATACCGGTCTTCTGCCTACCCCGTATTGTCCAAACGTTATCGTAGAGAACTTCCTCGCGGGGACTGTTCCTTCCCAGAGCTGTACTATTCATACATCGGAGGATTACAAACTCCAGCATGAGATAGGTATGGAAACATTATCCGACTTCGATATTGTTACTACCCCCGACGGGGATAAGAAGCTGCCGGGCGATAAAAAGCCGGGCAACGATAAAAAACAACCCGATACCCCGATCGATCAGGATAGCCTCGATCTGGGCGATCTGGATTTGAATATGGGTATCGGAGATTAATGCGTTTCGCTATTATCGACGGATATGTTGACGAGCCGACTTGTCTGGGCGTCCCGTTTTTCGTATCTACCTATATCCGTTATTGCGCGGGAGCTCTCGTATCCGCGGGAATCACTGATATTCGTTACCGGACTATCGAGCAGGTGCGTGAATCCCAGTATGCCATGCAGGATATCGATTACGCGGTTATCATCGCGGGCAATCCCGTTCCGGGGAAGTATCTGGGCGGGATGCCTATCAAAGAATACGAGTTCGATAAAATCGCCGCCGCTAATAAAAAGACACGTTTTATTAGCGGCGGCCCTATTCTTTTAGACCCTCTCCCTCTTCATACTGACAATATTTCCTACGCCGAAGGCGATATCGAAAAATACCTGTACCTCACATTCGGCGGCGGTAACGGCGGTTCCACCCGCGCTATCGCCGACCTGAACCGTTTCGCGACTGCCGGGGCGTTCATAGTGGAACAGCATCCGCGCTACCCTGATATCATCTGCGAGATCGAGACAGGGCGGGGATGCCCGCGCGCCGATCATTGTTCTTTCTGCATCGAAGGAACCTACCCGGTGGATTTCCGCGAACCCGGCGATGTTGTCGCCGAGATGAAGGAGTTGGAGCGTTACGGTATCCGCCATTTCCGGCTGGGCAAACAGGCGGATTTTTATACCTATGGATGCGACATGTCCTCCATGAAGGACGGTTTTCCGAAACCCGACCCTGGGATTATCCAGCGTCTTTACCTCGGTATCAAGGATTCCCTATCATCGCTCGAAACCCTCCATCTCGACAACGTCAATCCCGGCACTATCGCCCGCTATCCGATGGAATCCGAGCGGATAACCCGCATTATCGCGGAAAATAATACTCCCGGGGACGTCGCCGCGTTGGGAATGGAGAGCGCCGACCCTAAGGTGATCGCCCTCAACGGACTGAAGGCCTCCGCGGAACAGGTAAGTTTCGCTGTCGGGATGATTAACGGGATCGGCGGGATACGCGCGGACGGGATACCCAAATTCCTGCCGGGCATCAATTTAATCCAGGGGCTCTCCGGCGAGGGCAAGGGCACGTTCGCGCTGAATTACGAGTTCCTGAAATCATTGCTCGATCATGGAATGATGCTGCGCCGGATCAATATCCGTCAACTGCGGATGAGCCGTTCGACCGAAATATATTCGAAAAAAAGCGATAAGAAGGCGGAAAAGATTCTCGACGCGGTATTCCGCAACTACCGTGAGAAAATCCGCACCGAGATCGATATCCCGATGCTGAAAAAAGTCTACCCGGCGGGCACACTGCTCCGTAATGTAATAGTCGAGCAGCACCGGGGACCGTGGAGTCTCGCGAGGCCTCTCGGAACATATCCTATAGTGATCGATATCCCGCGCGAATTGCCGCTATTCTCCAAACACGATATCTTTGTCACCGACCACCGCGAACGCTCGCTGATAGGGCTGACTTTTCCGTTTATCCCCGAGAAGGCGTCGCTGAATGAGTGGAAGGCTATCCCCGGGATCGGCAGGAACGCGGGCGCGGTAATCGCGGGACGGCTGTTTTCCGCGCAGAGCCTGTCGGGGTACGATATCCCGCCGGACGTTTTCGCGCGTCTCTTTCCCGAGTCCTTCTGAAAACTCAATTTAATTATTTGCGAATTCCCCGGATTCAGGTTATAATATTCAGCTTTTTGTTATCTACTATGAAGGAGATTATATGGACATCTTTGTAAAGAAGTACCCCGATTGTTTACGTCAGGCGTATGTAAAGGTCGGTAAAATAGAACTGAACGATGCGTTCGATCATACTCTGAGCGAACTTTCCCAGCATGTCGATTTCCCGGGATACCGCAAGGGTAAAGTTCCCTCCGACATCATCGAGAAGAACTACCAGAACGAAGTGGCGCAGTCGGTGATCGAGCATCTCGTGCACGAATCGATCCATAAGATGAGCGAGGACGGCGTACGGCTCTATTCCAATCCGAAGTTCCAGCCCCTCGTAGGCCTTTCCCGTAATAGCGAATTCACGTTCTCCCTCGTATTCGAGGTCGAACCTGAGTTGATAAAAGATATCGACGTATCGAAAATAAACGTAGCATATGACGAATATTTCATCGACGATAAAATGATCGAACAGACAATGCGCCGTTCGATGGACCTTCTCGACCCCGTCAGCGGAAAGATCAAGTCCGGCGATATCGTAACCGTGAAGGTTAATAATAAGGATTATTTCCCTGAGAATAAGCAGAAAGTGATGAGCGCCGAGATGGTCGAATCTCTGATCGACAAGAAAGCCGGGGATACGCTCGATATTTCGTTCGATAACCTGAAAAACTATGTTATCGACTTCATCGGTGTCATAAAAGAACCGTTGAATGTAGAGATTATTAAGGCGGAACGCCCCACGGAAAAACCTATCGACGACGAATTGGTCAAGCAGACTACCACGCATAAATCGGTCGCCGAATTAAAAGAGTCCGTCAAACGTCAGCTCGAAGGGATGGCGCAGGAATTGAACGCCCATTCCAAGAGCTCCGGTCTGGTCGGCTATCTCCGTGATAATGTCCAATACGACTTCCCCAAGTCGCTGTTTATCGATCACGCGGGAAAGAGCGCGTTTCATTTCGTCGAAACGAACTATTTCGTAAGCGAGACCTCTTTGTCGGATTTACTGAAAGATGATAAACTGAAAGAGAAGAGCGACAAGGTTTTCAAGGACTCCTATTCCGATATCGTCGTCGCCCTTTTTATCGAGGATTTCGCCGATAAGAACAGCATTGAGCCGTCCAACGAACGCATCAATTACCTGCTCGCCCTCAGGGCGCAGGAAGCTCGTATTTCCGCGGACGAATATAAGAAAAAACTCGCCCCCGAAGAACTCGACCGCATCAACCG of Brevinematales bacterium contains these proteins:
- a CDS encoding PBP1A family penicillin-binding protein, whose protein sequence is AYNQLPENLIQALIDTEDQEFYNHHGFNPWAMFKGVFINPFIGKDIVGGSGITQQLAKILFTEGEKTVFRKLIELWYAVQIEKKYSKEEILELYFNQMYFGHGCYGIEAAAQFFFQKSVSDLNLAEASFLVGLVQAPSRYSPIFQPYLSQKRHWTVLVSMVNMGFISQDEAQNSFENFWENYTTSFKTVGLSASRNESNVAPFFTEYVRKILIEKYGEEEVYTGGLQVYTTLDLDKQVAANEELKKGLDKAQATFDSEFKQAQNAVKKNNEDLVDMLSLFFGMDSITLGEKKSKMKLEGLIHDFDDVVYLSSYMFGLDQVNIKMKQRNMLSSLVNKKQDQIEGALISINPKNGYIEAMVGGKEFNYGNQFNRAVQAYRQMGSSFKPLYYAIAIDARLITPATVFQDMPIYYENQYGQKWIPRNYSGNFKGAIRVRTALQFSVNIVAVQVWDMIQNQIGYGAMAHKLGLFFGLDSDQIQERVKPDMAFSLGVGIFSPLEVCRAFATFANNGLQVLPIAILKVKDRYGRIKDDFESQRDLTVEAEQVISPGAACLMQDLLMTVLFNGTGAEAVAQTGFYGIPAGGKTGTTANWKDAWFAGFTPNLATVVWMGFDDSTKSLGRHQMGGKLAAPIWMSYMKKAMKYSKIESFAKAGGVQASICADTGLLPTPYCPNVIVENFLAGTVPSQSCTIHTSEDYKLQHEIGMETLSDFDIVTTPDGDKKLPGDKKPGNDKKQPDTPIDQDSLDLGDLDLNMGIGD
- a CDS encoding radical SAM protein; translated protein: MRFAIIDGYVDEPTCLGVPFFVSTYIRYCAGALVSAGITDIRYRTIEQVRESQYAMQDIDYAVIIAGNPVPGKYLGGMPIKEYEFDKIAAANKKTRFISGGPILLDPLPLHTDNISYAEGDIEKYLYLTFGGGNGGSTRAIADLNRFATAGAFIVEQHPRYPDIICEIETGRGCPRADHCSFCIEGTYPVDFREPGDVVAEMKELERYGIRHFRLGKQADFYTYGCDMSSMKDGFPKPDPGIIQRLYLGIKDSLSSLETLHLDNVNPGTIARYPMESERITRIIAENNTPGDVAALGMESADPKVIALNGLKASAEQVSFAVGMINGIGGIRADGIPKFLPGINLIQGLSGEGKGTFALNYEFLKSLLDHGMMLRRINIRQLRMSRSTEIYSKKSDKKAEKILDAVFRNYREKIRTEIDIPMLKKVYPAGTLLRNVIVEQHRGPWSLARPLGTYPIVIDIPRELPLFSKHDIFVTDHRERSLIGLTFPFIPEKASLNEWKAIPGIGRNAGAVIAGRLFSAQSLSGYDIPPDVFARLFPESF